AGTTGCTTGCAGAAGCAACCATGCACTGTAGCTAAGAAACTGAACCTGCCAACTGAGCAAGCTCCAATgctgaaaaaaataagaaactgtatcttagcaactccagctgggttaagaaaccagcgttggagttgctctaattGTCATATGTACATTGTACAGGGCCTAATCAGATTTTGTGAACTTATCTTCTTTCATCTATGCAAATGTGTAAATACTAAATTGAGTCTCTGTGCTTTAAAACGAGTGATTGGAGTCCCTAGCGATTCCAGGTGTATGCAATTTTGGCATTTCCATATCTTTTCTGTCAAAATTCTAACATCTTTTAAGATGTGGCATTTTTTTATTAGATTTTAATTGTATATTGTGAGATGTTGACTTATTGGCTCCTCACTATCCCCTACCCACACCTAAAACTACCAGCCACTACACACTTTCCCTCaaccaccattactcctcctcCTTCGTCACCCACCACCACACATGCCTTGCATTTAGTTCTCTTACCCTTCTCCTCCTTTATCGCCCAACAATAGCAAGAATATCAAAGAACTAAAAAGGCTCAAAAACCCAAGAAAGTGCTTCTTCCAACGAAAGTCAAAAACTTGGTGAAGGAAGTTGAGGTCACCACGGAGGTAAGGACACAAAGGTTGAAAAGTTTAAAACTTGGCAAGGAGCACGAAAGCGCTACCGTTGAAGAGCAGGAAGATCGACTACAAGAATATTCTTTTTAGCGTCCAAATTTAGCGTCAGCAACGATACCAACGCTCAAAGTGACTAGTTTGTGTAAGCTAAACTGACACAAAGCAAATGCAAGTGACATAcaacaaaatattaaaaaaaacactttCATTTAGTGTCGGTGTGGGCGAGCTAATTTGCGTCGGTGAAGTAGGAATTAGCATCATCATAGGCAGTTAAAGTCTTCGACCAAAGTAGCGTCCGCCCGAAGAAAATAGAGGCGGCAATGGACTGAAGCTACATTCATCAATCGTCTAATTTTGATGTGTACGACACGTTTTATGGGCGGGAAAGTTAGCCTCAATCAGGCTGCCGCAAAATGCCATAGATTTCCCCGCCTAGGTTTCATTACAAGTGTTCCCTATTCAACATTTACCTAAATGTCATTTTCAACCTTCATTCACCTTCCCTCGTCTATTGTCCTCCCATATGTTTGTCGCCCCTTTCTCTGCTTCGCTCATCCTCCTCACCTTCCTTCTCCGCATTTCGCCCCTTATCCTCTGCCTACGACCTTCCTCGACACTCTACACCTTACCCTCCCCCCACCTTCCCCTAGCGTTATGAGTCGCCCTCCTCCACCATTACTCTCTCCCTCGACCCTTCCTTCATCCTTTGCCACCCTCACCCTCCTCTGAAGGCCCTCATTCTCCTTCTAGCGTAGCTGCTTGTTATGTCCCCTCCCTCCTCTTTCGCACCCTCGTCCTCTCTGCCTTCCATGTCCACCAAATCCGCCTCCCTCCACCTCCACCATTTGATCTTACTTCCACACCGCCACCCAACTTCTGCTCTGCCATAAGCCGCACTCCCACTCCCTCTCTGCCGTGAGTCGTCACCTCACTTCCTTTCCTCCATGAGCCGCACCACTTCCACTACCGCATCCCCAGCCCCGCTCTGTTGCTTCATTATCGTTCCTTCACGAGTCGCGCTACTATGAAGCGCTCTTCTACTCTTACTCCTATCCGAGCTTTCTCCCCATTGTTGTAGGATAGGATAATGAGTGTATCTACTCAAAAAAATACGAATTGATATGATGGTTAAAATTTTGCTACTTAGTTGTCTTGTATTTTGATTTATTGTGTTAACGGACCAGACCAATAACAATGTTTAGATACAATACTTATTCGAATCAACaatgaaaattgtgttttttgtGTTGAAAAGGGTTGTGTTTTTTGTGTTGAAAAGGGTCCAACAGCTAATTTATTTAGAGACATTATGTTGCCGCTAACCAAAATAAATTAGTAGAACTCGATTAAGTCGTGGAAccacttattatatttttttcacttCTATGTAAGGTGAAATTTTGATTTGAAAGTATTATTTTTCATATGATAAAGGGGAGATGATAAGAAGATAATTGTCTGgtgggaagaagatgaacacaGAGAATCTGAAAGGTCAAATCAAACAGGTCGATGAGGTTAATTATATTTGATCCATCCATGTGCAAGTGGATCTTAAGGATAGATAGATGAGTGATTTGAGTCTTGACTTTATCAATAAATGGATGTCTCTGAACCTATTCGGTCTGTCATGTCACTAACAGCAACAGGGTTTGGCAAATTGCAAGGAGTCAGGAGTGCCATGCTTCCATTTCCATATGATTATGAACCGTGTTAGCTAGCGCGTAAGGTGGGAATTAGGTAGAAATAATATAGAATAGCTTCTAcatggtttttctttttctttttctaatacTAGGTGTTAGACGTCTAGAGAGTCTGTTTGTTTCTGAGGAATTTAGAAGGaggggagttttttttttttgtcttgacttTATTAAGTGAAAAAGGGAATatttgtatgtttgggaaaaaGGGGAAATGGAGGTGGAGTGAAGGGGAGTGTTGAGATATTAGTTATGTTTTGTTATAATATAAGATAAGACTAGATATAAAATGTTTTCTAATAAGATTAGTTATAATAAATCATTCTCGTGTTATATTCTAGATAATATAATATTAGTGTTAAATACAAAGAAACTTCTTACAGTATTAAATAAACTATGACACTAAACTATATATCATATTTTTTgggtacatatatatatatatatataacttctTACAGTATTTTTTTGTTCCCTCATTCTCTATTATTTTTAAATCATGTGCAATAGTCACCAAACTATCcaaattatttaaatacaaaGTTTCAAATTATAGAGAATGAGGgaacaaaataataaattttcaaaattagaGACCAAAACCAAAGATTGACTATTTTACATGGGCTAAAGCCTAAAGACATAGTTTTCTTTATTGAGGAAGGCTAAAGACATACTCAACGcatgataaaaatatagaaGTGCCGAATCCATTTAAAAAACTTTAGAGATGTCAGATTgaagtaaaaaaattaactaatttgTTAATAGTAATAAAAATAATGAGATGTTATCAAAACATGTAAACAGAAGTTATATAAAAATTACTATTAGCAACTGACGAGAGTTCCTCCATTCCATTTGCTCTAAACAAATGCTGATCCTACATCTAAATGCACAACACCAGTGTAATGTGTGCACCTCCAACACCAATGAACCAAAGTACTGCATGTAAGTTTTATCCTTAATTTATTTAACATAGCTGCTAAGCAACGGATCAGTAAACATTAGACAGGATAACAAAAGATGGTTAAATGACACAGCCTCGATGTCAATATATGCAATTCAAATTGCACCTACAGTACAAACCAAAAATGAAACCTCAACCTTTAGCCAAAGCTCAATTGTAGTAGCGTGAGCCAGTGTCATAGACACGGCCTCCAGGATAAGGACCTCTAGTTTCAAATCCTTGGTCTCTTCCACTTGCAAGAAATCGAGCTCGCTCTCGGTAAGGATCAAAGTGATCAGCAGAATAGCCTCGTTGCACTTCTCCACCCGCAGGCGAAACATCGACATTGCTGTAACCATGAGGTTCTCTGGGTGGCATGCCACTGCTGGGGTAAGGATCTCTAATGATTTGCTCATACTGCTGTTGTCTtacatttgattccctttgaaGAAAGTCAGCTCTACGATTGCTATGCCGAGCTCGGAGTGCCGCCAGTTTTTCTTCATACTGAGTATTGATTGCATTTATTTTCTGAAAATGAAAAGCACATGAACTTTGTAAGAGCTCGACGGAATTGAGAGACAGAATTTTtttagggtgtgtttggatAAATAGCTTACTTAAGGGCTTATGGCATAAACATTTATCGCATAAACGTTTATTCATGAGCTAACCTGACCAGCTTGCATAAACGTTCATGCtgtaagataagctcaaataagctcttgcAAAGGGGGCCTTACAGATCTCAACATTAATAGGATTCATATTGCCATATTGGTCATCCCTAGTATATCCAGTTTCAAAGCATAGTGGCATAGATTTCTGAAATACAATGCTGCAGGACATGCGCCGCATGTggaatgatatttttttttctagagcATATGTTCTTTATCTTAAAGCATGAAAAAGAGCAGATTCATGTCAGAACTATTCCTTGCCAGGAATGATTATCATTATCATGTCACCTAACTGGATGAAAACTGGACAACACACCAAGTGCAAGACACATTTGTTTAATTAGAAAAAGAACTACGGACAAAAAGCATGCATAGGTGAGACTAGAGGGACCAAAAGCACAATTAAGTAAAAAAGATTACATTGTCAATGTAATACACTAACCTCTCTGTGTCTGGCATGTTCTGCATCTTCAGCATCATCCTGTTCTTTGGTTAGTTTCATAATGTCATCGTGAAAATTCTTCTCAAGACCTTCAAAAGTTTGTGATAAATGAGCTCCCTCATATCCAACATCCATATCTTCTTCATGAGCCTGAGATCTGGATTCACTGTTGCTCCGGTTCTGTAAGTTCAACTTGGGATCTGGCCTCTGCCCTTGATAATATGACCTTGAAGCATCACCCCCTTGACCTGAAAAATTCAATTGTTTCCCAAGTTTAGGAGTTTGAAAATCATTTCCATGATGTAAATGGCAAATCTGTAACTTGTGACATTTTAGACATAGTAACTAACGGCTAACGTTCTAACAATTCAAAATTAAGATAGTTTATGTAAATGTGGTAATATTTTCCAAACATGAATACCACAGCAACGAACTTAATACACACACCAAGAGTTGTATTCATCTTATATACACCAGTAACTGTTTTTAAGTGCATTCATGATGAGATtaagaaaaagggaaaaagaatTGATTTATTCAATCAGAACTGGTTCAAGATTATAGATGAGAACCAGGAACCCTAGGATAAAAGAATACTCTGGAGTTTCAAGAGTCCAGTCTCTCCCCAAACACTACACAGAAATTGCCTAACTGAACTGACTCTTCcctctatttataggaaatAGCCTAACTGCTACTAACAATAGGCCTATGCACATAATTCCTGGCTTAATATTTACAAGTACACTTTCAGTAACTGAAGAAGTTTAGGATACAGCTATTCCCAATCCCCTCTTCCTATTCCTCCTCTCATAGACCTTCCTAATAGGAGGTCGATACCTATCaatttgttgaaaaaaaaaacaacttttgtAGTTAGGCTTAGGCATATACCAGGAACATGGATAACAATAAGCATTTAGCAAAAAACTAGAAAGGGCAGCATTTAATAAGATTACCCACCCCAATCTGGTCACATGATACATCAATGATCTTTTCTATAAAGGACTTCCTGATATTAATCCCCAAGGTTATTACCTGACTTCTAATTCAGTAACAGAAACCTCAAACTGGAAAGGACAGCATTTAATAAGATTATCCACCCCAATCTGGTCACATGATACATCAATGATCTTTTCTATAAACGACTTCATGATATTAATCCCCAAGGTTATTACCTCACTTCTAAGTTCTAATTCAGTAACAGAAACCTCAATACTGTAGCACAGAAAAAAGGTTAACATTACAGGGAATCTAAGTGTTTTAACATTCTTCTAGAGAAGGTATAACTCACTGCACAAAGAAACAAAGCCATAATAGGCATCATTATTTTAATAATGTCAAATGGTCATGAACGAAGACGTGCAATAAAGAAAGGTCCATTTTCCTTTTTAGGGGAAAAACTACAAACAAAACATGACCGGACCCTCTATCAccttttaaataaaacaattggcatttaaaaaaattgggcAAAGCTATGTCTCTCAAAAAATAGATGGCACCCTGGCAGCATGAATAACAGAATGAGTAGATACTTAAATGCCCATTCCTATGTATACAACGTCAATGTGCATACTTCAGAAAGATAGAATAGATGGATTGCCTCCACTATCACCGAAAGAGAACATGAAGGTAGTTTTCAATCGTCACTTTTTGAAAAGAACATTTTAAAAGAAATCCTTATTTTAATTCATTGTTATGAAATGATTATACATTAATGAGGTTataagattttaaaatataCCTATATGTGTAATTGAGTAATtgaaataacaaaaataaattgttTCAGATAACTATATCATATACTAATTACTAGCTCGTCAGTTacttatctttttttatttctttctccaTCCTTCCTCCCTTCCTCTCTCTTCAATCTTCATCAAATTAACAGCTTGTATTTTTTAAGAATTTGAACAAGTTTGCagtgtgaattttttttcaaagtagAATTCATTATGTGCTTCACTCCACACACACACAGTGCTCCTCGCAAGACTCTGTGTTTTTTTGGTGAAAACTACCCCTCTCAAGCAACTTTGAAACCCAATGTTTCAGTCTACTTCATGAAATAAGTATTGAATAGATCAATCTTTGCAAAGATGAACAAAAACATCTGATTAACTAGTCACTCTTATTAGAGCAATGTTGTCAATCCCAGACGAAAAATGGGCATTGGTAATCAACAATAAAAAGTTATAGAACAAAACATACAAAACAGAACCAACACaattaagaaaaaaaggaaaagggaaCTAGAAGAGAAAGTTGTTGTGTCAGACCAGGGAGACAAAAATAAATCACAAAAGAACCCGtaaaaaaggggggggggggggcgggGGGGAAGACAGCATCCTTATGCTGCTAGACTTTAGGCCTGGGAAAACAGAAATCGTTGTGGCCAGGGAGGATCACTATGGGCTCGTGTAATGGCAGGTCGGCAATAGGTTAGCTCAGAGTCTCAGACTGAGAAGGGATGAAAGGTGTGGACTAAGGTTTTTTACTACTATCAGTCCTTTTAATTATATTTCCGAacagaaaccctaatatatatCCCAAAAAATGACCTGATTCTGACATTCCGCAAGCAATGTTTGGGATTTTGTCTATCCTTTCCTATAGCAATCAAATATAGGGAGGGTCACTATAGGATCATGTAATGGCAGGTCGGCAGTAGGTTAGCTCAGAGTCTCAGACTGAGAAGGGATGAAAGATGTGCACTAAGGTTTTTTACTACGATCAGAGCCTTTTAATTATATTTCCGaacagaaaccctaaaatataTCCTAAAAGATGACCTGATCCTGACATTCTGCAGGCAATGTTAGGGACTTTGTCCATCCCTTCCTATAGCATCAACTAGCGTCGTGATGCCTCTATTTCTTCCCCTTTAGCGTCCGCAACGGCTTCTGCTCTGAAATGCGATGCCCTGGGAACAAGGAGCGACAATGGGCCCGCTAAGGCGCTATAGGCCTATAGCACACTATTGACAACCCttctttatattttaaaatgaattcgctaaaaaaaattaactaggAAACACGTAAAATATTATATCTAGTTGCAATATtagttaaaaatttaaaatattatatcaCATTAAAAACCTCTAAGTTCCAAAATAATGATGGTTTTTGCTAAATTCATATGCAATGTTTGACTAAGTAAATAGAGCCTTTGATATACGAAGATGCATAAGCAAGCAAGAATGAAGAGGCAATGAATAGCACTTGCCTTCATTATACACGCGAGACGTCATTGAATTAGACATCTTCGATTCATCCACTTCCCATCTCCACTGACCCTCCGGTTTGGAATTTGCGTACGGGTTCTCTCTCTCCGGAGTAAAGGCCTCTAACCGCCCTTCAAAACTACCGGACTTGGTTTCGGCCCTTTGACCGGCCATATGATGCATCTGCGAAGCAGCATAAGTATTTGCAGACGGATCACCATACTGCCCCTGCCGTCTCATTGTTTCCTATCTGATACCAACAACCTACACAACATTAAAGCCACAAAAACCCAAACCAATCACTTTACATAGCCTACACTTCAATTGTAAGTAACCATGCATGTATACATAAATTGGTCTCTCCATTAACAAATTGAAACAAATACTATAGAATAATGcataatatatgtatatatatacatatataatctATGGGCTAGAGAAATCAAACTAAAAGCTAAAATAAATCTAAGATAGCAAAGTTATGCAAGTTTACAGAGATTGAAACTTATGGGCAGGgataaaaactgaaaaagatAAAATCTTTATAGGGAAAAATATGAGACTCTCATCTgagtaaaaaaaacaaaacaacgtACCGAATCACCAGGCACCGTCGATTTCTTTCGATTATTGAGCTACCCAGATGAAATGACGGAGGAATTGGAATTTCGGGTGCAATTATCGGGCGGAAATTGGAATCAGTTGCAGTTTGGAAGCATGGTAGGTGATGAGGGTGAAGAAGTGAGAGAGGATTGGGAATTTTGGTAGCCCTAAACAAGATGGGGAAGAACACGAAAGCACGcatttcaaaaatataaattagcAAAAACATTttgtaattattaaaaatactacataaagataaaaatatgaatatctctttttttttgaaatgaaaatatgaATATCTCACTATCTCTTGATTAAGTTGAATGTGAGGGAATTATTcatctttttttgaaagtggGAATTATTCATCTTAACCACAAAGAAAGGTAGTGTTTCTCAACATGGTGATTtgcaaatatttatttaaaatcattgaaaaaaaattattcttttataaaaatagctttgAACACATGACAATGATAATGTGGCTCCTTTGTCAGCCACATCGCCGACTAACAGTGAAATATTACAAAATGGAGACTGAAAAACTAAGTTAACTGTAAAAGTATGAGTTAAAATTGTAAAACTTAAATGacaaggaccaaaaccaaattaGGCACTAAAATGGAGGGCTAAATACTCATTTAAGCCTTATATTATAATACAAATTATTGACTTTTTAATCAACTACTATAATTAAAGTGCGCCGATTAAAGTGTTATGACCATGAAGCGATGAATTAATCTAAcaaatgaaatattttgatgaagacaaaaaaataaagtgcaccaaattatttataaaatttaaaccctttttaataatattcttaCTTATGAGTCTCTCTTACCACCTAGCTAGTACAATAATTGCGTCttatttaaaaatcatttttaattcATTATCACATCTCTATTCTATctcattttcacatattttcttTACCTATTGCTGTATTTTTTTCTCTATCACATTAcatatcattttttttcacatttattCCTTTCTCTATGTTAGTGTAAGTGTGATTAAAGTGTGTTCAAATACTTAATGTTTAAAAATAGCATGAGGCTTTGTCCACAATTAGTTAATGAAGATATGTTAGTAAAACAAATCAGTTTAGGGCATTGCTATGGTACTTTTAAAAACATAAGAGTTTAGTACCCTTTAGTCTATTTTCTAAATTGTGAAGACTAAATTATAGAAGTTCATTATAAAATATAACACATCAAGGGAAAAGGTACAGGAATTGCCTTCATTTTATCATTAGTTGGTATAactattcattttttaaaaatgtgtATTAGTCATATGACCGATATCTTTAGGCTTACATCTTAAgattaatttttcaactatcAGATATTTTCCTATTCAATTTGTAAGATTCAAGTTACGGGAATTACACTAAAATGTAAGATTTTCTTATTAAACTTATACAAGATCATAGCAAAGTTCATGCCACTGATACGAATGAAACATCAGACAGCATTGGCCTTACATGATGAAACTCTTGAAAGGTGATATTGTACAGTACACATAACAACAAAATACTAAATAATAAGTGGTACCCCAAACCAGTCTTGCACAGCGCAGGACACTTCACATATCAGACACAAGAGATCCGCCGAGAACGATTTTGAAATTAAACTTGATGCAAGTTAAGAGCTCACCCTTATCATTGTCGAGTGTCATCTTCAGAGAATAGGGTCCCTACAAAAAGCAGACAATAAAATGAACAAAAGGAAATGAACTCAGTAATATAAtaacaaaaacagaaaaagtATAAATCCAGAGAAAATTTCCTAGACAAAGATAATGCAAGAAAATCCAATACTCCTAACAAGAGTGTAGCATGGGGTAAGGGCCCTGCTGTGCACACTTATGGATCCTCAATAGTTCACAAACAGCAGTGAGTGTGCAGGTACAAACAAGGTGCTCACAAGACAAGGATGGAATCGGCAGTGCCATTCTTCTGAATGGAAACATACATTCAGTTGTTGCTTGATAAGATTTAGAGAGTGCCACACAATGTCCCACAGTCCCTTAAGCAAGATAGGTATCGCTGTGTTGAAGACATGATAGTTAGCAGAGTTCAACTCCCAGCACATGCTCTAACTTGTTCCATCTCCCACCTTCTGCCAGGTTACTTTTGCAGGGAACTGCCTACCTTATCTGTATGCCTAGGATTAGGTCAAGTGTCTTAGTACGCTCTATGGTTGCAGCACTGTCTAATAAATGCTATGAAAGTTTTGTTTCTGAAAAGGTTCTAAGCGTGTCCATTGTGGCTCACCTATTTTTCTTGGGAACCTACCTAGTGCATGATTTACAAACTGCATATAGTTCCAATGGCCAGTTCTTCAAGTGTTGTGAAGTTTGACGAAGAAATTTGATTGAGGAATCAATTTTGGCTCGTGGAAAATACAAGTCAAGGATGCATTAATACAATTAGGATTACACATGGCATTGAAATGAAACATTTAAAATATTCACAATGAAAAATGGGAATTTGATTTGAGAGCAGCAAGAATTTGTCTGTGTTTGGCTAAGAATGGTCTTGCGAATCTGCAAAAAATGTGTCAGCCAAGGAACTTCAGGAGAAACTCAAAGGGTTATATTAGGCAAAGGACATCCCGAATCGATTGTTGTTGAAGGATCAATTTTACAACTTACGCATTGGATCATAATATGTCTTTGATCATCTTAGTGTTCTCAGTGGTATTGTCTCTGAATTAGAAGGAATTGGAGTTAAGATTGATAATAAAGATAAAGCGCTAACTGAGTTTTGAAAAATTGCcagtaaaattatttcaaaagaaagaagaatgaaAACTGAAGAAAGCACTTTATTGGACTAAAGCCCTAACTTACACAAACACACTTCCTAGTGTTACTTTAGATAATGGTTTGCAAACTAAGCATTTGGTCAAGCTAACCCTCTTACCACACTTTCTATGGATGCTTTTTATACCTAGTTGTCCGTTCAATTTAGTCTCAATTAGAAAACTCACTTTTACACTACCTTACTCTATTATCTTTGCTAATGATTTTGTTCTAGTGCAGGATTGGAGTACAGGACAAACAATTAGAGCAGGGCATGAGTCTCCAAGATTATATCATCTGTGCATACCTACAACTACTATGGCATGTTTTGTTGTTGAGTCTCCAGGAGATCGTTCACCCACGTTTGGGATATCCTATCTTTACAAACTACTTTCATGGTCCCTAGTTTGTCCACATTGTCAACACTAGTGTGAGTCTTGTCAGTTGGGAAAACATGTCCGAAGTCCTTCCCCGATAGAGTTAGTCAAAGAGCTATGTTTCCTTTTGATTTGTTCCATTCAAATATTCAGGGTCCTCGTAGTGTCACTTCAATACATTGGTTCCTATTCTTATCTTTTATTGTATGTCTAATGACTAATCATCAATCCACACATCCTCACCTCCACTATACTTGTTTGTTTCTCTTGTTGGCATTTCACTGCCCAATATTCTCTACCAAAGAGTATTTGTAGTCTTATAGTTGTAAAGTTAAGTTTTCCCTTCAGTTTGATAAACATTTGGTGATAACAAATCGCGCTTTCAACACGTCACTATTTCACCCACATGGCTGACATCTCAATCACTTCCTAAGATATCCAAGAGACCTCAACTGTGCACTCGTAGTTTGATGTGATCCAAAAATaatgaaaactgaaaaaatgAGTCATCAATGAAAATTGGTTACGGTGATGTAAGAAGAGAGAAACAGAAACCACGACCTTTTACAGATATCAACCTTAGGCATGGCAATGGTGCAGGGCAAGGAGGGGCGAAGGCCAAAGGCAGAAACTTAGTcaacaagaaagaagaaacaatATGAACCATTTGACTCAATTATCTAATTGGAAATTGATCAAGTGAATGTCAGCCATAACACCACAGTACCGCACCCTAAGAGGGGAAGAAGGGAGTGGGGAGGAAATGCTATTACTCAAAAGGATTCAGAGAGAAAGTACAATAGAATATATATGAAATATGAATAATACATCCACCACCATACCTACCCAAGGAAGGTACACAAATTAACCACTACCAAATTACCTTTTTAGTCCTTACCCCCAAAAAATCTGTTTTAGTCAACAGAGATTCCAAATTTAGACAAACAGAATGATTGCTTGAttcaaaggccaaaggaaatAATCCAATCTAATACATTGGTTTAGTTACCTCTATCTTTATGACCATATCTCCATTTGAATGTTAATTGGTGGTAAAAtgccttttgagttttgactttTAGGTGATACATGATGTCATAAAGAGAGAACGAGACAATTTTCATTGTATTTGAATAAAGGAAAATCAGTTACATGAAAGCCAGGTAAGTTTAGATCTCTTACAATTAACCTACTTTTCAAAAGGTAAATATTCTATGAAAGAATTACATGTGACCAACCTCTTGAAAGGTGCTACATGACATTTGACAGTCTAAAGGGATTAGTTTAATTATTCTTTATCATTGCAATAATTTATGAAGTTACAAACTCCAAAGGGAAGATGCTGCAGCAGACCAAGTGAAAATTTGCAAATACTCAATAATGATAAATTTAGGACCAAAATCAGAGTTATACAAAGTAAATATATAACGACACACCCACAATGCAAGACTACCGAGGCCCCTAAAAGATGACAAAGGAAGTTTTATTTCATGATAATTAGACATTTTAAGAATAT
This portion of the Lotus japonicus ecotype B-129 chromosome 3, LjGifu_v1.2 genome encodes:
- the LOC130747077 gene encoding uncharacterized protein LOC130747077 codes for the protein MRRQGQYGDPSANTYAASQMHHMAGQRAETKSGSFEGRLEAFTPERENPYANSKPEGQWRWEVDESKMSNSMTSRVYNEGQGGDASRSYYQGQRPDPKLNLQNRSNSESRSQAHEEDMDVGYEGAHLSQTFEGLEKNFHDDIMKLTKEQDDAEDAEHARHREKINAINTQYEEKLAALRARHSNRRADFLQRESNVRQQQYEQIIRDPYPSSGMPPREPHGYSNVDVSPAGGEVQRGYSADHFDPYRERARFLASGRDQGFETRGPYPGGRVYDTGSRYYN